TGTGCAGCCCCATCCGTTGCTTTCCTTctttctcttctctttcctctcGACTATTTTGGCAAGAACTTATAATATCCTCTTGTTTGTTAGCACAAAGGAAAGGATATGGTGCTATGACTTACTTCTGGCTCGATACTTGGCTTACTCCACGTCCGCTCTCCACGGTTTACCCAAGCCTCTACTCTCACTCCACTGGGCCTTTAGTTAGAGTGGCAAATATTATGCGTTTCGGTATAGACTTTAACCTGCGTGATCGTCTGATCTCTGCGGCTGTTGCAGAATTGTCCTCTCTTTTGTCTTTGCTGCAGGATTTTATGCTGAGCGACGAGCAGGACTCACGCTTCCTCAACGGTGGTCATCCATTCTCCACCAAGAAAGCATACAAGCTGCTGACACAAGGAGTGGACGAAGACACAAACGCAAAGATCTTTTGGCCCACCAGAGTGCCCAACAAAATCAAGGTTTTCGCATGGTTGGCCTTCAAGGGGCGATTAAACACAAAGGCCAATCTTGCTCGCAAGACAATCACTCCCACAGCCACATGCCCGAGATGTTCTCTCCAAGACGAAGATACAGATCACTTGTTCCTGCACTGCCCGCTGGCTGTCAGGATTTGGCAATGCTGCGGAATCGGAATCCACGCACTCTCCTACATCTACTCTGGGACAATGCCACACTACCAACGGATCTGGACACGACTGCCTGGCCCTTCGTCCTCTTGGCAATCATGTGGCGCATTTGGGATGCCAGGAATGAGCAGGCCTTCAACTCCATCGACGTTCACTCCTCTCTGTCACTTAACCTAATAGTATCAGACTTGGACTTATGGTCACATCGCTTACGAAAGCAATGTGATAaggacgccgtcttctcgtggcGGTTGTTCCTCTCCTCGCGCCTCGGCGTGCCTATGTAATATGTCATGCTTGTGATTCCGCTCTTTGAgtaatatattcaggtggggagctcccccccccccccttgattcTAAAAAAACTTATAATATCCTCTCattagctctctctctctctctctctctctctctctctctctctctctctctctctaatgtCCAATAAGAACAAATCATATTCTTGTATCTATGCCTAGCTAAGGATGGACAATTTTTCCCGAGGCATTTAATCGTCAGATAAGAATAGATTACTACCAAGTGCCCTTATTCTTGATGAAGAATCGCATATCACTAGTATGCAAGATTTGAGAGCAAAAATCCAAACTCCTTGATGCTTAGTTGCTAGGTTTGTTGACCTAAATCTTGTACCTTGTGTGTACTCATAGTGTTAAGTCATTTAGTGCAGTTTTTATTTAACCAATAGCATAGCAATTCTGCCCAAGTTGGCATTGCTTTTCCATATGGAAAAGATAACTTTTCTCCCCCTCTCTAGTTACACTCCTCTTCTCTCTTTCAACTCCTTCCTGATGGTCTTGTGAAGATTGGTCTTCAGGaaatctagacaacctacttctTGTGGCCAGCCTTCTCCTAGCTTCTTCTTCTTGATTTTAAACTACTAGTAACGGTGGATTTTGCCCCTGTTTGGTATTGCTGTACCAAGTGTTGCTATGGCCTTGGGAGTACTATCTATAGTGTTTAATTATCAGTTGTCTTCTTCTTCTCACAAGTGGCACGGCTGGTTAACTATCAGGCATCCAACTACTGTTTTCCAAGTGAGAGAAAGAAGACTGGGTATTTGTCCATCGGGGATTACAACCGTGACGATTCTAATTCTTACACCCCATTGTTCGTGGCTCATCAACGACCGGTGCACTAACAGACGTCCATGAGAAATTGATGTTTTTAATGGAAAAATCAGAATAAATTCAAGCCTAGTTTCTAATGTGCAGGAAAAAGATAAAGAGACAAGCAACTTACCGAAGGTGGAGGAGGGGCTGCTGGTGGATGATGACATCCCTGGTGCAAGGATCAAGACAAGCAACACTATGGCAAAATCCATTGCACCTCGATATATCAAGCTTCAAGAGTACTGTAGCACTCGTATTGTTATTTTTAACTGAGGATTAAAAGAGCTGGAGCGCAGCCGGTGTGCAAACAAACGTAGAAACCAGTGGCTAAACCTTGGTGATTCAGCTGGACATGAGTAGGTGAAGATGAAATTAGTGGCTGATCGATTCTAGCGGGTGAAGGATGCATGTGTCAACCGTGACTTTGAAGTTTGAACATGACTTTTTTACCTCCAGCAAATTTTTTTCTTGACTTCTTCAGTGTGTCGTATACACATTGTTCAATAATACTGGGATAATAACATGTACAGTACAAAATACCATGGAAAGTATTGGAGTCGGGCGCGGTCTGATCGATGGCGATGACATGCGGAAAAAGTCCAAAACAAACCTTAAACTTGTAGACGAAAACTAAATTGAACCCCGAACTTGTATTCCTAGAAATTAGCACACCTCTTCAATCCCGGTCTATTTTAAACTTTCAAAGCGTTTGCAAGCAGGGATTGTCGCCGTGGCAGGTCGAATCCTAGGATTGTTGTCTGCGTTCCTGACTGGGTCGGCCCAACAATTAAACCACATGGAGCAGGGCCGAGATTTGAATCATTTTTTGAAGTACAACATATTGAAAACGTGCAGGcccgaacaatttttgaaatatCATTTTTCTTTAGTGGGAACACATTTTGAAAATTCTGCAGGCCCGCACAGTCGCTCGCTTGCCTAATTCATTAATTTGATTgattttcttgcatgacatgcAGCAGCATCGGGAGCGGCGGAATCACCTGGGCTACGGATTTGTCGATTAGTTGATTCTCGAAATAAGGTCATTCGAAAAAAAACTGCCGCTTTCTTAAGGCTTCAAACGAACGACTAGTCATTAAGAAACCATGAAATCCAAGTCTATTTTGGACCTTCCATGAAGAAGTTTTGCCTGCGCGCGGCCTCCCGCGTGGCGTGTCGCCTGCGCACTGCGCCATCGAGTTCGTGCAGTACCACGGGATCTCGCAGCACGAAAGAAGGCCACCCCCTCGGCAACACCAAGTCCTGCATGTTGGAGCCAATCCCTCTTGCCCTAGCTCACAGATGATCCCTCTCCTCGCTGGACACCTTTGTGCACACCTCTCGCTTTGCCTGGCTCGaaccgaggaagaagaagacagaACAGGGAAGGAGAAGAAGCAGTGGACACAGTGGTGTTTCCCGGCGCACATACGCCCGCCGGTACAACGGCGATCTTTTCCCAAGCACAAACTCGACAGCACGGCAATTACAACAGTCATCCAGGGCTTTTATACCTGGGCCGTGCTGGAGCTATAGCAGGCGATGTAAAATAAGGCACGTCACTATAGCTCCAACAGGCGCAGCAAAATCCAGCGTGCCTGAGCAGCTGGTACTACGATATAACACATACGAAAACTATGAAACAACATATAGAATACAAATAAATATGAAACAACTATTCATAGTATAGTTCAAGCCCAACACCACAAGCTAGTCCATACGATAGAAATAAATCTAGATAAAAACGATACTACGATGCAAATATAGTAGATTACGTCGATGATAAACTAGATAAACTACTCCTCGTTCTCGTCCTCCTCGGTGGTGTAGTCCGATGACAGAAATGCGTCCTCCCATCGAGGATCATTGTCGTCCCAGGTCGACGCAACTGCCAGTTCGCACTGGGCTTCCGCCAGTGCCTTTCGCTCACGCCTGTTCGTCCGTTCTGCGGCTCGCACCGCCCTCCTCTGCTCCCAGAACTTGTTCTTCGCGGCGACATCCTCAGGGAAGCGCTCATGCCACACCGCCATGACATGCTCATCCGCCTCAGCGATGAGAAGGCGGCGCTCCCGCTTCCGTTGGATGCGGTGGTCCTCCTCGGTGACTAGCCACGGGGTAGGCGCGAGTTTCTGTGCCTGCTCCCGCATCTGCGCTTCCGAGAAGTTCATCTACGCCTGTGGCCTCCCGTGGCGCCACGCCGCCACGTCGTACGCGCGGGAGGCCTCGTCGGCGGTCTCGAACGTCCCGAGTACGAGGCATGTATTACTGGAGCAGATCTCCGCATAATACACGCTGGAGGGGTGGGCGCGGATGCCGTTGTAGCCGGAGCTGCTCCGGGTGCGGCGGCatggcggcggcggggaagaaggcGCTGGAGGCGAGGAAGAAGGGCGCGGCTGCGGGGGCACCGGCAGAGGCGAGTAAGAAGGAAGAGAGAGGCGACGGAGACGGCGGTTGGCGGTGCCAGCGCGCGGGTTTTATAGAGCACGCGGCGAAAACTGCTGCGCGCGTAGATTTTTTTTACCGCGCCTGCTAGAGCGCGCCAACCGGGCTCGCGCGCATAAAAACCACGTTATTTTCCGCGCGCGCCATAGCTAGCGCGCTTGCTGGAGATGCTTTAAGGCGGTCTTCTTATGAGTTCCATGtcattgagagagagagagagagattgcaAACACCGTGTAGCTCCTCAGGCCTTAATTATGTTATGTTATGTGACTGCACACAAGGAATCAAGCAAGCAGACATCATGGCCAATCCTTTGCCTGTGAACACACAACCAATAATGATATTCTGATTTACTAGAAGTTAAGGATACAAGAAAAAATGCTGGGTCGTACTCACATAATCAGCAGTCTCCATTCCGAAATGCAAATCGACCGCCGATGTCAAACGTGACGCCGACGACCGTGTCATCGATCGAGTTACCTAATATCTGAAGACCGCTTGTTAGACCAGAACCCCTCATGACGTAGCTGCATACTCCAAAGACCTTATCAATAAGGGGTGGTACGTAGTGTGAGTGTAACACCCATGTCGAACTTGAGCTCCACGGCTGGCAACGCGGTCCAATTGTTAAAGGGCAGAAAGAGATCGTTCCCAAAGCACATATATTCTGATCCCTTGTTATGATTACGATTATATTTCAGAGGTGTCATTGCCTCGGTGATCACCGTGTCAAGTTGGTCGAAGGTATGTGCCAGTAGTATTGTCCATTTAGCCCCAGTGTCTACAATCATTTCTGCGGGGTTGTGACCAACGCGACCCCATTGACAACCACCTCATCCAGCTTCAGTGCATACGTTTGATCACCTTTGATCCCCcgaagttttaaaaaataaatcattgttttcattttttttttgaatttactggtTATGAGGGTGTAGGGGCACCCGGGAGTTGTCACACATTTCTCTTTGTTCTAGTTACCATAAACTTGTACTTGTATGCGCAGACATGTGTTTGCTTTTTTTTCCAACCAGGCTCACACCCCTTTCCATTAATCGCTTAACGGAAATATTACAGTCTCAGTTGTTTTCAAACCACAGCACCCTGAACTACCCGAGACCGACTAAGCAAAAGGAGACCGAAAGGGGAGAGCGAGTTGGGGCATCAACAGGAAACCCGCAACAAATGACTCTAAAACGAGTCATCCACCACGGAGCAAAAACCTGTTGACACCTACCATCCCAACCTCGAAACGAACAGCACGGCGACCACTTCGCGCAATCAGGACTAAAGTACGGGACACCACCACCAAAAGGAGCCACAAAACATCTCAGCGGGCATCAAACCCCAGTGAGATCAAAGACATCACAGACTACTGTCCAGAACAGCTTCAAGCCCCCACGCCATTCCCAGCATGAGCCTTCCCCTGGGAGTAAAACAGTCCACCAAAGACGCAGCCACGCGCACCATCTTCTGTACTCCAGTCTGGACTCTTTCCTTGTCAATTCCTTTCAGAAGACCTGACCAATACATTAAAAAGGAACACACAGTGAAAACAGCCTCCAACGGAGAGCGAATGATACAGTTATCAAAGGTTGCCTTGTTACGGGTGCACCAAATACCCCGACATATAGCAGCAACCATAGTCATGTAATGCTTTTTGCCCCCAGGAAGATATTTATAGAGCCATGCCCAGCTCTGCCAAATAGTTTTAGGAGTACAGGATGTTCCCAAAGCAGCCCCAATCACCCCCCAAACAGAACGGGCAAACACACACCCAAAGAAAAGGTGATCAGCAGTTTCAATATCATGGCAGAACGAACAAATTGGATTCCCTGGCCATTTTCTTTTACGCAGGTTGTCCCTGGTAGGGATGGCATTTTGAAAAGGTTGCCAAAGGAAGATTTTGATCTTCAGAGGAATCTTAGCTTTCCAGATCCACTTGTAATCAAGTCCTGATAAATCTTTTTCTAACCACTCGTAAACAGATTTTGTTGTAAAATCTCCTTTGCTATTAAACTTCCAAACAACTTGATCAGGTGAATCATTCAAAGGTAGCTTTTTAGCCCCATCCACCACATTAGCCCACTGATCAGATAACTCAGCAAAGAGATTACGCCGGAATCCCATCACAAAGTTATTAGCAGCAAAATTCGCTAAGGTGCATTCTTGCTCTTGACAAATATCATATAGAGCAGGATAGCATTCTTTCAAAGGATTCTCAGAAATCCAGGGATCGTGCCAGACCCTAGCCAGATCACCCATATTAATGCGGATCCCTCTGCCCTCCATATACACCTTTTTAACTTTCATAATAGCTTTCCAACAAGGGGAGTCATTAACTCTGATCTGTACATTAGCCACCGTTTTGCGCTTAAAGTATCGAGCCCGCACGATCTTTTGCCACAGTCCATCACCTGACTCCAACTTCCACCACCATTTAACTAGGAGACTAATATTCTGTTTATGCAGATCCTTAATACCCAATCCCCCTTTATTCTTCGAGCGACAAACTCTGGACCACTTAACCCAGTGATAGGCCCGCTTATCTTTTTTTCTCCTCCAAAAGAAGCGCCTACGATGTTTATTCatcttctcaataaacgttttgttAAGGAGGAACATAGACATGAAGTAAGAAGGAATCCCATCTAGGCTAGAGTTAACCAAGGTTAATCTAGCACCAGACGAAGCAACATAACTAATCTAGGCAGCCAATCTCTTTAGAAGCTTAGCATCTAGGAAGTCCCAGTCCACAGTTTTAAGCATGGCATACGTCACGGGGACCCCCAAATATCTCATAGGAAACTTGCCAATCTGGCACCCAAACATCCCAGCATAAAATTGATCAATATCATTATCCCCACCGATCGAAAAAACCTCGCTTTTATCAAAATTAATTTTAAGCCCAGACATCAATTCAAACAAATAGAGAAGCAGCTTAACATTTACTGCCTTATCCACATCATGAGAGAAGCAAATAACTGTATCATCTGCATACTGCAAAATCCCCACTCCCCCTTAATAAGATCAGACGCGAGCCCCTCGAACAACTTATTTTTTTGGGCAGCCAGAACCATCTTGGTCAGACACTCAGCGGCCATATTGAACAAAAAAGGGGAATGAGGGTCACCCTGACGCACCCCTTTGGCACTTTGAATATAGGGCC
This genomic window from Aegilops tauschii subsp. strangulata cultivar AL8/78 chromosome 4, Aet v6.0, whole genome shotgun sequence contains:
- the LOC109738230 gene encoding uncharacterized protein; its protein translation is MNFSEAQMREQAQKLAPTPWLVTEEDHRIQRKRERRLLIAEADEHVMAVWHERFPEDVAAKNKFWEQRRAVRAAERTNRRERKALAEAQCELAVASTWDDNDPRWEDAFLSSDYTTEEDENEE